One window of the Emcibacter sp. genome contains the following:
- a CDS encoding DUF1624 domain-containing protein, whose protein sequence is MSETGDTAATTITPAHRNRIISIDILRGIVMIIMALDHARDFYSPTIFAPENPELTTGFFFFTRWITHYCAPVFIFLSGVSAWLYADARGAGKSELARFLLTRGIWLALLEVFVITFLWQFGYMFFTMQVIWVIGVSMMILAGLIFLPRPLIAVISLAAIAGHNLLDTVTPADAGSLGWLWSFLHVPSFHPTQGGGPIGPFLVVYPIIPWFAVMALGYVMAPLFKTELSVRNRCFLTYGAGAVVLFLALRGLNIYGNPSPWTEQMRGTFYTFLSYMNVEKYPPSLLYLLMTLGPALLLLPWLEKWTGKMGAIFATYGKTPFLFYILHILLLHVGSALWFRFVWDTPGVIFFNPATWPERYEPVLWKAYLAWAIVCLLLYWPCKWFSDYRKTHKQWWLSYL, encoded by the coding sequence ATGTCAGAGACCGGGGATACGGCTGCGACAACTATTACGCCAGCCCATAGAAATCGCATCATCAGCATAGATATCCTGCGCGGTATTGTCATGATTATCATGGCCCTGGATCACGCCCGCGACTTTTATTCTCCGACAATATTTGCACCTGAAAACCCGGAACTGACCACCGGTTTCTTTTTCTTCACCCGCTGGATCACCCATTATTGCGCGCCGGTGTTTATCTTTCTGTCCGGAGTCAGCGCCTGGCTCTATGCCGACGCCCGGGGCGCTGGCAAAAGTGAGCTGGCCAGGTTCCTGCTGACCCGCGGCATATGGCTCGCCCTGCTCGAAGTTTTCGTGATCACCTTCCTCTGGCAGTTCGGCTATATGTTCTTCACCATGCAGGTCATCTGGGTCATCGGCGTTTCAATGATGATACTCGCCGGTCTGATTTTTCTGCCCCGGCCCCTGATCGCCGTGATCAGCCTCGCGGCCATAGCCGGTCATAACCTGCTCGATACAGTCACGCCTGCTGATGCCGGCTCCCTGGGCTGGCTGTGGTCGTTCCTGCATGTCCCCAGCTTCCATCCGACCCAGGGCGGCGGCCCGATCGGACCGTTCCTGGTTGTCTATCCGATAATCCCCTGGTTTGCCGTTATGGCGCTTGGCTATGTCATGGCCCCACTGTTCAAGACGGAACTCTCCGTCAGGAACAGGTGCTTCCTGACATACGGCGCCGGCGCCGTTGTCCTGTTCCTGGCGCTCAGAGGGCTGAATATTTACGGTAATCCCTCTCCCTGGACAGAACAGATGCGGGGGACCTTTTATACATTTCTGTCCTACATGAATGTGGAAAAATACCCGCCGTCCCTGCTCTATCTGCTGATGACCCTTGGACCGGCCCTGCTGCTCCTGCCGTGGCTGGAAAAATGGACCGGCAAAATGGGGGCCATATTTGCCACTTACGGCAAAACACCCTTCCTGTTCTACATCCTGCATATCCTGCTGCTGCATGTGGGATCGGCACTGTGGTTCCGGTTTGTCTGGGACACACCTGGCGTTATCTTCTTCAATCCAGCCACCTGGCCTGAAAGATACGAACCGGTCCTGTGGAAGGCCTATCTGGCCTGGGCGATCGTCTGCCTCCTGCTTTACTGGCCCTGCAAATGGTTTTCCGACTACCGCAAAACCCACAAGCAGTGGTGGCTCAGTTACCTTTAG
- a CDS encoding fatty acid desaturase, with product MSGIKRAKDFPLGEARALVKDLMTPNPGVYWPDFLLSAFLGWAALAAAVMQPYGSWQFAVAFVVSSLALYRAAIFTHEIVHLKRGTFILFRIVWNLIAGFPLLIPSFTYMGVHSDHHKPNIYGTKEDGEYLPFGAQAPWKNVAYVLLSFLLPALFLVRFLILTPVSWLVPPLGRKLWEGMSSLTIDLSYKRPKPTKMDGEHWRLQEVCTSIYAITAMVLMATGIMPWKVLAVWYGVTSVIFLMNSFRTLGAHAYRNPGDETLTVAEQFLDSVDVPGGVISALWAPVGLRFHATHHLFPQMPYHSLGTAYQRLASDPEIGPHFLEASRPTLWHALKTLWADAAASQKS from the coding sequence ATGTCCGGCATTAAAAGAGCAAAGGATTTTCCCCTCGGTGAGGCCCGGGCACTGGTCAAGGACCTGATGACGCCCAACCCTGGCGTCTACTGGCCGGATTTCCTGCTCAGTGCTTTTCTCGGCTGGGCCGCTCTTGCTGCCGCAGTCATGCAGCCCTATGGCAGCTGGCAGTTTGCAGTGGCCTTTGTTGTTTCCTCCCTTGCCCTATACCGGGCGGCTATCTTTACGCACGAGATTGTGCATTTAAAACGCGGCACCTTTATACTGTTCCGCATCGTCTGGAATTTGATTGCCGGCTTTCCGCTGCTGATCCCCTCTTTTACCTATATGGGCGTGCACAGCGACCATCATAAACCGAATATCTACGGTACAAAGGAAGACGGTGAATATCTGCCCTTCGGCGCCCAGGCGCCCTGGAAGAATGTCGCTTATGTCCTGCTCTCGTTTCTCCTGCCGGCGCTTTTCCTTGTGCGCTTTCTGATCCTCACGCCCGTCAGCTGGCTGGTCCCGCCGCTGGGACGCAAGCTTTGGGAAGGCATGTCCTCCCTGACCATTGATCTGAGTTATAAACGTCCGAAACCGACAAAGATGGACGGGGAACACTGGCGTCTGCAGGAGGTCTGTACCTCGATTTATGCAATCACGGCAATGGTTCTGATGGCAACCGGCATCATGCCCTGGAAAGTCCTGGCCGTCTGGTATGGTGTGACCAGTGTGATTTTCCTGATGAACAGTTTCCGCACCCTCGGCGCCCATGCCTATCGCAATCCGGGTGACGAGACGCTGACCGTGGCGGAACAGTTTCTGGACAGTGTTGATGTGCCCGGTGGCGTGATCTCCGCCCTGTGGGCCCCTGTGGGCCTGCGCTTTCATGCCACCCATCATCTGTTCCCGCAGATGCCCTATCACTCTCTGGGGACAGCCTACCAGCGGCTGGCCTCCGATCCGGAAATCGGCCCGCATTTTCTGGAAGCTTCCCGGCCGACGCTCTGGCATGCCCTGAAAACCCTGTGGGCCGATGCGGCGGCCAGCCAGAAAAGCTGA
- a CDS encoding glutathione S-transferase family protein produces MVTIYGSVQSRTATGLWTARELGLDFTHKNYATRGPETQSEEYLALNPTGKVPTLVDGDLVLTESAAICFYLARQYGNGKLLGDNAREEGKVMQWVLFAMTEIDPFAFQLMLEGHYREGGPNEGFCTECKDWLSGSLKTLDKALEGKDWLMGDKLTLADIIGIQEANFAAFTGADLSPYANVQNWIARGTSRPAHPNNM; encoded by the coding sequence ATGGTTACTATCTACGGAAGTGTTCAGTCAAGAACTGCGACAGGGCTATGGACAGCGCGGGAACTGGGGCTTGACTTTACTCACAAGAACTATGCTACGAGGGGCCCGGAAACACAATCTGAGGAATATCTGGCACTCAATCCCACAGGTAAGGTACCGACACTTGTAGACGGGGATCTTGTTTTGACCGAATCCGCGGCTATTTGCTTTTATCTTGCCCGTCAATATGGCAACGGCAAGCTGCTTGGAGACAATGCCCGGGAAGAGGGTAAGGTCATGCAATGGGTGTTGTTTGCCATGACCGAGATCGACCCCTTTGCTTTTCAGCTTATGCTGGAAGGCCACTACCGGGAAGGGGGCCCCAACGAAGGTTTTTGCACGGAATGCAAGGACTGGCTAAGCGGTTCTCTGAAGACCCTTGATAAGGCCCTTGAAGGTAAGGACTGGCTGATGGGGGATAAATTGACCCTGGCTGATATCATCGGTATCCAGGAAGCGAATTTTGCCGCCTTTACCGGGGCGGATCTTTCCCCCTATGCCAATGTCCAGAACTGGATCGCCCGGGGCACCTCCCGCCCGGCGCATCCCAACAACATGTAA
- a CDS encoding flavin reductase family protein, with protein MEQALARAMRRYASSVSVVSCRGAQGECYAVTATAVSSVSFEPPSMLVCLNRKTGLASALEQVEEFAINILASDQVTISNDCAGGREATDRVNPENWQMDEGKTPVLKDAQAVILCRRTENLTYGSHEIFIGDVIGADVREDIKPLIYLNGEYGTFVSFGSDDGTD; from the coding sequence ATGGAACAGGCCCTCGCTCGTGCAATGAGACGTTACGCCTCTTCGGTTTCCGTGGTTTCCTGCAGGGGTGCCCAAGGGGAATGTTATGCTGTTACCGCTACGGCGGTCTCTTCGGTGTCTTTTGAGCCTCCCTCCATGCTGGTCTGCCTGAACCGCAAGACGGGTCTTGCAAGCGCTCTGGAGCAGGTGGAAGAGTTTGCCATCAATATCCTGGCAAGCGACCAGGTGACGATCTCCAACGACTGCGCCGGCGGCAGGGAGGCCACGGACAGGGTGAATCCCGAAAACTGGCAGATGGACGAGGGCAAGACACCGGTTTTGAAGGATGCCCAGGCCGTCATTTTATGTCGGCGAACGGAAAATCTGACTTACGGCAGCCATGAAATATTTATCGGCGACGTTATCGGAGCTGACGTGAGAGAGGATATCAAGCCGCTGATTTACCTGAATGGCGAATATGGAACTTTCGTGTCCTTCGGGTCGGATGATGGTACCGATTAA